A single genomic interval of Lentimicrobium saccharophilum harbors:
- the lpxK gene encoding tetraacyldisaccharide 4'-kinase, with amino-acid sequence MEFLRLLLLPFSVVYGLITGVRNLLFDLGLLPSRRFDIPVISVGNLSTGGTGKTPHVEYLIRLLSPLNKVSTLSRGYGRRTRGYLMAKAGSTAANIGDEPMQYFHKFPEADVHVDEKRQRGIETILKTDPETDVILLDDAFQHRYVNPGLSILLTDYHKLYYKDYILPVGSLREARRGARRADIIVVTKTPGILSPILKRQIIAEIKPAPHQKVYFSYIRYNDIVPLWNTGCSTFPEKKFSHILVFAGIANTYPLQDHLSKMCQDLTILQYPDHHQYTLEDLDRIKRKFDDLYSRNKLLVTTEKDAMRLLSPGLDEKARQLPVHYLPIIVEFHGNDKQAFDEQILNYVRTNQRKH; translated from the coding sequence ATGGAATTTCTCAGGCTTCTGTTGCTCCCGTTCTCGGTTGTTTACGGTTTGATTACCGGTGTGAGAAATCTTTTATTTGATCTGGGATTGTTACCTTCCAGGCGTTTTGATATCCCGGTAATCTCGGTGGGGAACCTTTCGACCGGTGGCACAGGGAAAACACCGCATGTAGAATACCTGATACGGCTGTTGTCGCCATTAAATAAAGTAAGTACCCTCAGCCGGGGATACGGCCGGCGGACCCGGGGGTATCTGATGGCGAAAGCGGGATCAACTGCCGCAAACATCGGAGACGAGCCTATGCAGTATTTCCATAAGTTTCCTGAGGCAGATGTACATGTTGACGAAAAGCGGCAAAGGGGGATTGAAACCATCCTGAAAACTGATCCTGAAACGGATGTAATCCTGCTCGACGATGCGTTCCAGCATCGTTATGTAAATCCCGGATTATCCATTTTACTTACCGATTATCACAAACTATACTATAAAGATTATATTCTGCCGGTGGGATCTCTGCGGGAAGCCAGGCGGGGGGCACGCAGGGCTGACATCATCGTGGTAACCAAAACCCCCGGAATCCTCAGCCCTATACTGAAACGGCAGATTATTGCGGAAATCAAGCCTGCACCGCACCAGAAAGTTTACTTCTCCTACATCCGCTACAACGACATAGTACCGCTCTGGAATACCGGCTGCAGCACCTTCCCGGAGAAAAAATTCAGTCATATTCTGGTGTTTGCGGGTATTGCCAATACATACCCCCTGCAGGATCATCTTTCGAAAATGTGCCAGGACCTTACCATTCTTCAGTATCCGGACCATCATCAATATACCCTGGAAGACCTTGACAGAATCAAGCGAAAATTTGACGATCTTTACAGCCGGAATAAATTACTTGTTACAACGGAAAAAGACGCAATGCGGTTGCTGAGCCCCGGACTCGATGAAAAAGCGAGACAACTGCCGGTTCACTACCTGCCGATTATCGTTGAATTTCACGGGAATGACAAGCAGGCGTTTGACGAACAAATCCTTAATTATGTTAGAACAAATCAGAGAAAGCATTAA
- a CDS encoding Nif3-like dinuclear metal center hexameric protein, translating to MKIGDIIRVIEETAPIAYQETYDNSGLYCGSPQDEAKGALFTLDVTEEVVDEAIEAGYNLIIAHHPLIFKPLKRILDDSLTGRCIIKAIKNDIAVYAAHTNLDNARRGVNAMICAKLGLVNCRILQPAADLLRKLIVFVPEDHAETVRQAMFAAGAGHIGNYDSCSFNAEGQGTFRPLNDADPYVGAKGLLHNEPEVRIETICESHALHRIVKAMIDAHPYEEVAWDAYPLVNMHQGVGSGMMGEFEEAMDEMDFLRMVKRVFGPGCLKYSPLTGRKVHRVALCGGSGNFLVHTAMAQKADAFITGELKYHDYFLAENSILLAEAGHYETEQFTKELLVQIVKEKFTTFATRISSIQTNPVNYL from the coding sequence ATGAAGATTGGAGATATCATCCGTGTAATTGAGGAAACAGCACCAATAGCCTACCAGGAAACATACGATAATTCAGGGCTGTATTGTGGTTCACCGCAGGATGAAGCCAAAGGTGCCCTGTTTACCCTTGATGTAACGGAGGAAGTTGTGGATGAGGCGATCGAAGCCGGGTACAATCTGATAATCGCCCATCACCCGCTTATTTTCAAACCATTGAAAAGGATTCTGGATGACAGCCTAACCGGGCGTTGCATCATCAAGGCAATAAAAAATGATATTGCTGTTTATGCTGCGCATACCAATCTCGACAATGCCCGCCGCGGCGTAAATGCGATGATTTGCGCTAAACTGGGTCTGGTAAATTGCCGCATCCTCCAGCCGGCTGCGGACTTGCTGAGGAAACTGATAGTTTTTGTTCCGGAGGATCATGCAGAAACTGTCCGTCAGGCCATGTTTGCTGCAGGTGCCGGACATATCGGGAATTACGATTCATGCAGTTTTAATGCAGAAGGGCAGGGAACCTTCCGGCCACTGAATGACGCCGATCCGTATGTGGGCGCGAAGGGATTGCTCCACAATGAACCGGAAGTCAGGATTGAAACCATTTGTGAATCCCATGCCCTCCATCGTATTGTAAAGGCTATGATTGATGCCCATCCTTATGAAGAGGTGGCCTGGGATGCTTATCCGCTGGTAAATATGCATCAGGGAGTCGGTTCAGGTATGATGGGTGAATTTGAGGAAGCGATGGACGAAATGGATTTTCTCAGGATGGTGAAACGGGTGTTCGGACCTGGATGCCTGAAATATTCACCACTTACAGGGCGTAAAGTGCATCGGGTCGCCCTCTGCGGAGGTTCGGGCAACTTCCTGGTGCACACAGCGATGGCACAAAAGGCTGATGCCTTTATTACCGGAGAACTGAAATACCACGATTATTTCCTGGCAGAAAACAGCATTCTGCTTGCCGAAGCAGGCCATTATGAAACAGAACAATTTACCAAAGAATTATTGGTTCAGATTGTTAAAGAAAAATTTACTACCTTTGCAACCCGAATTTCCAGCATTCAGACTAATCCTGTCAATTATCTGTAA
- a CDS encoding tetratricopeptide repeat protein: MNKTILALLFLFMFQVSRAGNELTPGQVEAYDLVLRLRFVDARKLLKQEGKAKEDHIVPYLEHYIQFLSILISEDEKVFKSCSAGKETILRQLEAGNAGSPWHLYSQAMFNMQWAFARLKFGEYTTAAVEMNRAYHLLMRNNDLYPGFAPNRAALGLMKVLIGSVPDNYQWITRLLALHGSVSEGINDLKLITEAVSTDTNYPFLKAETLFMLTFITFNLSGAEADRAITGRLIDMNHEMIQRSPLLVYAAAVFHMHYGENETALDYLEKRPVGASYYPFHYLDYLTGLAKLNRLDEDAGIWFLRYVNAYKGGSFIKSAYQRLGWIALLRGDTKGYYDYMFRVKHAGRTLIDGDKQALAEAESGRPPDVRLLRARLLFDGGYYKQAGDLLSVLTPDDFNYPKEKLEYIYRKARVYHLKGQEPMAISTYLKVIDAGGTGPWYFAANSALNLGLIYEQKGDFRQAEYYYRKCLALKYAEYKSSISQKARAGLNRLEKK, from the coding sequence ATGAATAAGACCATCCTCGCATTACTGTTTCTGTTTATGTTTCAGGTTTCCCGGGCCGGGAATGAACTTACGCCGGGTCAGGTAGAAGCTTATGATCTGGTGCTCCGGCTCCGCTTTGTTGATGCCCGGAAACTGCTTAAGCAGGAGGGAAAAGCAAAGGAGGATCATATCGTACCTTATCTTGAGCATTACATTCAGTTTCTGAGTATTCTTATTTCTGAAGACGAGAAGGTTTTTAAGTCCTGTTCTGCCGGGAAGGAAACGATTCTCCGGCAATTGGAAGCGGGAAATGCCGGTTCTCCCTGGCATCTTTACAGTCAGGCAATGTTTAACATGCAGTGGGCCTTCGCGAGACTGAAGTTCGGAGAGTATACCACTGCCGCTGTTGAAATGAATCGTGCTTACCATTTGTTAATGCGCAACAATGACCTGTACCCCGGATTTGCCCCTAACCGCGCTGCTCTTGGTCTGATGAAGGTACTTATCGGCTCTGTACCGGATAATTATCAATGGATTACCCGTTTGCTCGCATTGCATGGCAGTGTCAGCGAAGGAATCAATGATCTGAAACTGATAACGGAAGCGGTTTCAACCGATACAAATTACCCTTTTCTAAAGGCAGAAACCCTGTTTATGCTGACTTTCATTACATTTAACCTTTCAGGCGCAGAAGCTGACAGGGCAATAACCGGCAGGCTGATCGACATGAACCATGAGATGATTCAGCGCAGCCCGCTGCTGGTCTATGCTGCTGCTGTTTTTCATATGCACTACGGGGAGAACGAAACTGCACTTGATTATCTGGAGAAACGTCCGGTGGGAGCTTCATATTATCCGTTTCATTATCTTGATTATCTAACAGGGCTGGCAAAACTCAACCGCCTTGATGAAGACGCAGGCATCTGGTTTCTGCGATATGTCAACGCATACAAGGGCGGAAGTTTTATAAAATCAGCTTACCAGCGGCTCGGCTGGATCGCTTTACTCAGGGGCGATACGAAAGGATATTATGATTACATGTTCAGGGTAAAGCATGCCGGACGCACACTTATCGACGGGGATAAGCAGGCCCTGGCCGAAGCGGAAAGCGGCCGGCCGCCGGATGTCAGGCTGCTCAGGGCGAGATTGCTGTTCGACGGAGGGTATTATAAACAGGCCGGAGATCTGCTCTCCGTGCTGACACCCGACGATTTTAACTATCCAAAAGAAAAGCTGGAATATATTTACAGAAAGGCAAGGGTTTATCACCTTAAGGGACAGGAACCAATGGCCATTTCAACATATCTTAAGGTGATTGATGCCGGCGGGACCGGGCCATGGTATTTTGCGGCAAATTCAGCCCTGAATCTGGGATTGATCTATGAACAGAAAGGAGATTTCAGGCAGGCTGAATACTATTACAGGAAATGCCTTGCATTAAAGTACGCTGAATACAAATCCAGCATCAGTCAGAAAGCCAGGGCCGGGTTGAACAGGCTTGAAAAAAAATGA
- the proS gene encoding proline--tRNA ligase has product MAKDFPTRAENYAQWYNDLVIKADMAENSAVRGCMVIKPYGYAIWEKMQAALDKMFKETGHVNAYFPIFIPKSFFSKEASHVEGFAKECAVVTHYRLKNDPDGKGVVVDENAKLEEELIVRPTSETIIWDTYRNWIQSYRDLPLLINQWANVVRWEMRTRLFLRTAEFLWQEGHTAHATAEEAIAETEQMLNVYADFAENFMAVPVLKGVKSPNERFAGAVETYCIEALMQDGKALQAGTSHFLGQNFAKAFDVQFLSKENKLEHVWATSWGVSTRLMGALIMAHSDDHGLVLPPKLAPTQVVIIPIYKTNEQLAAITEKVDEIVKNLKARGITVKYDDRDTYKPGWKFNEYEFKGVPVRLAIGPRDLENGTVEVSRRDTLEKSSFQIADIETKIEHLLQSIQDNLFQKAVDFRENMTTKADTWEEFVDLLDNKGGFILAHWDGTPETEQEIKEKTKATIRLIPLDARPEEGRCILTGNPSARRVVFARAY; this is encoded by the coding sequence ATGGCTAAAGATTTTCCTACAAGGGCTGAAAATTACGCTCAATGGTACAACGACCTGGTTATTAAGGCCGATATGGCTGAAAATTCAGCTGTAAGGGGCTGTATGGTGATTAAACCCTACGGATATGCAATCTGGGAGAAGATGCAGGCAGCCCTGGACAAAATGTTCAAGGAAACCGGGCATGTAAATGCTTACTTCCCTATTTTTATTCCCAAATCATTTTTCAGCAAGGAAGCCAGCCATGTCGAGGGTTTTGCCAAGGAGTGTGCCGTGGTGACCCACTACCGTCTGAAGAATGACCCCGATGGCAAGGGCGTTGTGGTTGATGAGAATGCAAAACTGGAGGAAGAACTGATTGTCCGCCCTACCTCCGAGACCATCATCTGGGACACCTACCGCAACTGGATACAGTCCTACCGCGATCTGCCCCTGCTGATAAATCAGTGGGCAAATGTGGTAAGATGGGAAATGCGTACCCGCCTTTTTCTCCGCACTGCCGAATTTTTATGGCAGGAAGGGCACACCGCTCATGCTACTGCCGAAGAGGCGATTGCCGAAACCGAACAGATGTTGAACGTTTACGCGGATTTTGCCGAGAATTTTATGGCTGTGCCTGTCCTGAAAGGGGTGAAATCGCCCAACGAACGTTTTGCCGGAGCGGTGGAAACCTATTGCATCGAAGCGCTTATGCAGGATGGGAAAGCGCTGCAGGCCGGAACTTCGCACTTCCTGGGGCAGAATTTTGCCAAAGCGTTTGATGTTCAGTTTCTCAGCAAGGAAAATAAACTTGAACATGTCTGGGCTACTTCCTGGGGCGTTTCGACCCGCCTGATGGGCGCGCTTATTATGGCGCATTCCGACGACCATGGCCTGGTGCTGCCTCCAAAACTGGCTCCCACCCAGGTGGTAATCATCCCGATTTATAAAACCAATGAGCAACTGGCCGCAATCACCGAAAAAGTCGATGAAATTGTTAAGAATCTGAAAGCCAGGGGGATTACGGTAAAATATGACGACCGTGATACTTACAAGCCCGGATGGAAGTTCAATGAGTATGAGTTCAAGGGCGTACCCGTTCGCCTGGCAATCGGACCCCGCGATCTTGAAAACGGCACCGTGGAAGTCTCAAGGCGCGATACTCTTGAGAAATCATCTTTCCAGATTGCTGATATTGAAACCAAGATTGAACATTTGCTGCAGAGTATTCAGGATAACCTGTTCCAGAAGGCCGTTGATTTCAGGGAGAATATGACCACCAAGGCCGATACCTGGGAGGAATTCGTTGATTTGCTTGACAACAAGGGCGGATTTATCCTGGCCCACTGGGATGGGACTCCGGAAACTGAACAGGAGATCAAGGAGAAAACCAAGGCTACCATCAGATTAATCCCGCTCGATGCCAGACCTGAAGAAGGCAGGTGCATCCTAACCGGCAATCCTTCGGCCCGCAGGGTGGTTTTTGCCCGGGCCTACTGA
- the mazG gene encoding nucleoside triphosphate pyrophosphohydrolase, whose protein sequence is MDPRLVAFERLLTIMDELRAGCPWDRKQTLESLRYLTIEETYELSDAILEKDMDEIKKELGDLMLHLVFYSKIASEQNAFTITDVLNGICEKLIHRHPHIYGDVMAKDAEAVKNNWEKIKLKEGERKTVLGGVPASLPAMVKAYRIQEKARGVGFDWDHVGQVWEKVQEELAELQYEKLNGSPEKIEDEFGDLLFALINYARFIDVNPEDALERTNKKFIRRFNYIEQKVNETGKSMHDMSLAELDVFWNEAKAAEVRKK, encoded by the coding sequence ATGGATCCCCGTCTTGTTGCATTTGAACGTTTACTCACCATAATGGATGAACTGAGGGCCGGTTGCCCCTGGGACCGCAAACAAACCCTGGAAAGCCTGCGCTATCTCACCATAGAGGAAACCTACGAATTGAGTGATGCCATTCTTGAAAAAGACATGGATGAAATAAAAAAGGAGCTGGGTGACCTGATGCTCCACCTTGTGTTCTATTCTAAAATTGCTTCCGAACAAAATGCGTTTACCATCACGGATGTGCTCAATGGAATTTGTGAAAAGCTGATTCACCGTCATCCGCATATTTACGGCGATGTCATGGCAAAAGATGCGGAAGCAGTTAAGAACAACTGGGAAAAGATCAAGCTGAAGGAAGGTGAACGTAAGACTGTGCTTGGTGGTGTTCCGGCTTCGCTTCCGGCCATGGTCAAAGCTTACCGTATTCAGGAAAAGGCCCGTGGCGTTGGTTTCGACTGGGATCATGTGGGTCAGGTATGGGAAAAGGTGCAGGAGGAACTTGCTGAACTGCAATATGAAAAGCTAAATGGTTCCCCCGAAAAAATTGAGGATGAATTTGGCGACCTGTTGTTTGCCCTGATCAATTACGCCCGGTTTATCGATGTAAATCCGGAGGATGCCCTGGAACGTACCAACAAGAAGTTTATCAGGCGGTTTAATTACATCGAGCAAAAAGTGAATGAAACCGGGAAGTCAATGCACGATATGAGTCTTGCTGAGCTGGATGTTTTCTGGAATGAAGCCAAAGCTGCGGAAGTCCGGAAAAAATAG
- a CDS encoding acyloxyacyl hydrolase — translation MASAAFSGASAQHRFQMPNLLFEPRVNYGFLTAHHVEMEIYNSHFPSIEFSISQETYGKRQWESFYNYPVTGLTYWNAWLGNSKDLGQAHALYPYISFPLIKNDKSEVNFRLGAGLAYLTKKFDRLSNYKFNAIGSHLNAAVNLMAEYRWKPLKQLQLSAGIQLMHFSNGSTKTPNFGLNIPAVSAGAAFRLNKLNNPIRQRMRPSLTMYEFDGREFIEVKLGTIFAYKESGDTDGKKYQVYSGFLSTMKNLDYKNKLGICFDLSWDGSDALLVARTNQEPYPARQLTKPGLSAAYELVLDRTSFAFNLGFYLGGKDKSEGMSYYKLGIHYLITKNLFANLTLKTHYARADFVGIGLGYRFKWGYYLK, via the coding sequence ATGGCTTCAGCTGCATTTTCAGGCGCTTCAGCACAGCATCGTTTTCAGATGCCCAACCTGCTTTTCGAACCCAGGGTTAATTATGGATTTCTCACTGCCCATCACGTTGAAATGGAGATTTATAACAGTCATTTCCCCTCGATTGAATTTTCTATCTCTCAGGAAACTTATGGTAAACGGCAGTGGGAATCATTCTATAACTATCCGGTTACGGGGCTGACCTACTGGAATGCCTGGCTCGGTAATTCGAAAGACCTTGGGCAAGCACATGCGCTCTATCCTTACATAAGTTTCCCGCTTATAAAAAACGATAAAAGTGAGGTGAATTTCAGGCTGGGAGCCGGCCTTGCCTATCTCACAAAAAAATTTGACCGCCTCAGCAATTACAAATTCAATGCCATCGGATCACACCTGAATGCCGCAGTTAACCTGATGGCAGAATACAGGTGGAAACCGCTTAAACAGCTGCAACTTTCTGCCGGCATACAGTTGATGCACTTTTCAAACGGTTCGACAAAAACACCCAACTTCGGCCTGAATATTCCCGCGGTCAGCGCCGGAGCAGCTTTCAGGCTGAATAAACTGAACAATCCCATTCGCCAGCGCATGCGTCCAAGCCTTACAATGTACGAGTTTGATGGCAGGGAGTTTATAGAGGTGAAACTGGGAACAATCTTTGCTTATAAAGAATCCGGCGATACTGACGGCAAAAAATACCAGGTCTATTCCGGTTTTCTCTCCACCATGAAAAATCTCGATTACAAAAACAAACTCGGCATCTGTTTCGACCTGTCGTGGGACGGCTCCGACGCCCTGCTGGTTGCCCGGACCAACCAGGAGCCTTATCCGGCCCGGCAACTGACCAAACCAGGACTGAGCGCCGCCTATGAGCTGGTGCTTGACAGAACATCCTTTGCATTCAACCTGGGCTTTTATCTTGGAGGCAAAGACAAGAGCGAAGGCATGTCCTATTACAAACTGGGAATTCACTACCTGATCACGAAAAACCTTTTTGCCAATCTTACTTTGAAGACCCATTACGCACGGGCCGATTTTGTCGGAATTGGCCTGGGCTACAGGTTTAAATGGGGATATTACCTGAAATAG
- a CDS encoding zinc ribbon domain-containing protein, whose product MAKSTSKAKAATENESVNPQETEVQSHISAHVSLSQSDVEETEISIEKKLIALYSLQQIDSQIDKIKIIRGELPLEVEDLEDEIIGLETRIDNYIQEIEALKVSVKEKEAQIKDSHLQIKRYEEQQMNVRNNREYDSLSKEIEFQNLEIALAEKRIKEFTHLLSLKNEEIDAAQKVLDERKNDLEIKKSELADIVSETEKEENSLQSKSEEYQRYIEERLLTAYKRIRKNARNGLAVVSVERDACGGCFSAIPPQRQLDIRMHKKIIVCEYCGRILVDHGLASSVNH is encoded by the coding sequence ATGGCAAAATCAACGTCAAAAGCCAAAGCAGCCACTGAAAATGAATCCGTAAATCCTCAGGAAACGGAAGTTCAAAGCCACATTTCTGCACACGTTTCGCTCTCACAGTCTGACGTTGAGGAAACCGAAATATCCATTGAAAAGAAACTCATTGCCCTTTACAGCCTTCAACAGATTGATTCACAGATTGATAAGATCAAGATCATCCGGGGTGAACTCCCGCTTGAGGTAGAGGATCTTGAGGATGAAATTATTGGCCTGGAAACAAGAATCGATAATTATATCCAGGAAATTGAGGCCCTCAAGGTTTCAGTGAAGGAAAAAGAGGCGCAGATCAAGGACAGCCATTTGCAGATCAAACGATACGAAGAACAGCAGATGAATGTGCGTAACAACCGGGAATATGATTCACTTTCCAAGGAAATCGAATTTCAGAATCTTGAGATCGCGCTGGCTGAAAAACGCATCAAGGAGTTTACGCATCTGTTGTCGCTGAAAAATGAGGAAATTGATGCTGCCCAAAAAGTACTTGATGAGCGTAAGAACGACCTGGAAATAAAGAAGAGTGAACTGGCCGACATTGTCAGTGAAACTGAAAAGGAGGAGAATTCCCTCCAGAGTAAATCGGAAGAATACCAGCGCTACATTGAGGAACGCCTTCTGACTGCTTACAAACGGATTCGCAAGAATGCCCGCAATGGTCTGGCCGTGGTTAGCGTGGAGCGTGATGCCTGCGGCGGATGCTTCAGTGCAATTCCTCCCCAGCGCCAGCTGGATATCAGGATGCACAAAAAGATTATCGTCTGTGAATATTGCGGCCGTATTCTGGTAGATCATGGCCTTGCTTCCAGCGTTAATCACTAG
- a CDS encoding OmpP1/FadL family transporter yields the protein MKKLIVLGILSIFTTYGLKAQNEIDALRYSRLNYSGSARFVAMGGAFGALGADFTSLSHNPAGIGLYRSSEISITPSISITNTEATLNGTFRDDSRYNFNLGSVGIVMNNNLESRNPQSLWKNIQFGFGLNRMANFNNRVSIESENLVSSYLTSYWENAQGIHPDDLGTFDTRLAYDTELLFITDSAGWGYGIDKPYGGVNQRKNIESKGSINEMVFTLGANYNNRLYLGATIGVPYIRYYETATFTETALADDNTVFNSMSRTDWLETTGTGLNFKFGLIFRATDWLRLGGAIHTPTFYNSMADDYSSTMRSKFDNGYSATADANGFYEYELNTPMRAIGSIGFIIGKAGVISADYEFVDYSNARLRAPDYDFYDENNAIRSIYQKANNLRFGTEWRYGALNFRGGYGISANPYVYGTNSALSSYSLGIGIRERSFYFDMAWVYSSYDDEYYLYNGNVNAANTTTMNNTFMVTLGIKY from the coding sequence ATGAAAAAACTCATTGTCCTTGGCATACTGTCCATTTTTACCACTTACGGACTTAAAGCACAAAATGAGATTGATGCATTGAGATATTCACGGCTGAATTACTCTGGATCAGCCAGATTTGTCGCCATGGGTGGAGCATTCGGTGCCCTTGGCGCCGATTTCACCAGCCTGAGCCACAATCCGGCCGGTATCGGACTCTACCGAAGTTCCGAGATCAGCATTACCCCTTCCATAAGCATCACAAATACCGAAGCTACACTCAACGGGACATTCCGTGATGACTCCCGCTATAATTTCAACCTGGGCAGCGTAGGAATTGTAATGAACAACAACCTTGAATCACGCAATCCGCAATCTCTCTGGAAAAACATACAGTTTGGCTTCGGGCTGAACCGTATGGCCAATTTCAACAACAGGGTCAGCATTGAATCGGAAAACCTCGTATCATCTTACCTGACTTCCTACTGGGAAAACGCGCAGGGAATCCACCCAGATGACCTTGGCACTTTTGACACCCGGCTGGCCTATGATACAGAGTTGCTGTTTATCACCGACTCGGCAGGCTGGGGATATGGTATCGACAAACCCTATGGCGGTGTGAACCAGCGTAAAAACATCGAAAGCAAGGGCTCCATTAATGAGATGGTATTTACTTTAGGTGCGAATTACAATAACAGGTTATACCTGGGCGCAACCATTGGCGTACCTTATATCAGGTATTACGAAACCGCAACCTTTACCGAAACCGCGCTGGCTGACGATAACACCGTTTTCAACAGCATGTCCCGCACCGACTGGCTTGAAACCACAGGTACGGGGCTGAATTTCAAATTCGGACTTATTTTCAGGGCTACCGACTGGTTACGTCTGGGCGGCGCCATTCATACACCTACCTTTTATAATTCCATGGCCGACGATTACTCATCAACCATGCGCTCGAAGTTTGATAATGGTTATTCAGCTACTGCCGATGCCAACGGCTTTTATGAATACGAACTCAATACCCCGATGCGTGCTATCGGAAGTATCGGATTTATTATCGGCAAAGCCGGTGTAATCAGTGCCGATTACGAATTCGTGGATTACAGTAATGCCAGACTCAGGGCTCCGGATTACGACTTTTACGATGAGAACAATGCCATCCGTTCCATTTATCAGAAAGCCAATAATCTGCGTTTCGGAACTGAGTGGCGTTACGGTGCGCTGAATTTCAGAGGAGGCTACGGGATCTCGGCAAATCCTTACGTCTATGGAACCAATTCGGCACTCTCTTCTTACTCGCTCGGAATCGGCATCCGTGAAAGGTCATTCTACTTTGATATGGCATGGGTTTATTCGAGCTATGATGATGAATATTACCTCTATAACGGGAATGTAAATGCAGCCAATACCACTACCATGAACAACACTTTTATGGTAACGCTGGGAATAAAATACTAA
- a CDS encoding head GIN domain-containing protein, translating to MTACNREQLDDCYTRTGPMVTEERPSGYFERIELYDNVNLVLIEGNQPTLKIEAGQKLLDAIKTEITDSTLLIRNTLKCNWVRSYEREITVYVTAPALREIRYEGSGDVRTEGPFTTDSLQVSIWGGAGTFDLELQAYQLNLALHYGTVDLHVKGKAVLTTIFANSYGPFYCNDLISNIVYIRNSGTNNCHVHAEHILEAEITSVGNIYYTGNPYELKTNISGSGKLVKVD from the coding sequence ATGACAGCATGCAACCGCGAACAGCTGGACGACTGTTACACCCGGACCGGCCCCATGGTTACGGAAGAAAGACCGTCAGGTTATTTCGAAAGGATAGAACTATATGACAATGTGAACCTCGTGCTGATCGAAGGCAATCAACCAACGCTTAAAATAGAAGCAGGACAAAAACTGCTGGATGCTATCAAAACCGAAATCACTGACAGCACCTTGCTTATACGCAATACATTGAAGTGCAACTGGGTTCGGAGTTACGAAAGAGAAATTACAGTGTATGTTACAGCTCCCGCCCTGCGCGAAATCAGGTACGAAGGGTCGGGAGATGTGCGTACAGAAGGCCCGTTCACAACCGACTCACTTCAGGTGAGCATCTGGGGCGGTGCCGGAACGTTCGATCTTGAGCTGCAGGCATACCAGCTGAACCTCGCCCTTCACTACGGTACCGTTGATTTACATGTTAAAGGCAAGGCGGTACTTACCACCATTTTTGCCAACAGCTACGGGCCATTCTATTGTAATGACCTGATATCTAACATTGTATATATACGGAACAGCGGCACAAACAATTGTCATGTTCATGCAGAACATATACTTGAAGCGGAAATCACTTCGGTCGGTAATATTTATTATACCGGAAATCCTTATGAATTGAAGACCAATATCTCAGGCAGCGGAAAACTGGTTAAAGTGGATTAG